Proteins from a single region of Psilocybe cubensis strain MGC-MH-2018 chromosome 3, whole genome shotgun sequence:
- a CDS encoding Allergen Asp f 7: MQSIKCTLLVSLALLANVVDAFSIHHNPASRRHHVARVPAPEPPAIQQNVTSRSLEKRFDGARFTFYDAGLGACGKVNSGGDFIVALNSAQYAGGAHCFETITISVNGKSHSAQIVDECPGCPFAGLDFSRGLFDFFAPESEGVLTGSWNFGGSAAPPPPPPPPPPPPPPPPPPPPPKHTPPPPPPPPPPPKTTEHHDTPKPTPTPTPSSTHSSTPSSSATPSSSASASASSDAARSASKSASASASASASSVPVAPDSGNVQQMYQVFVQMGSLVMAGGANGGGSS; this comes from the exons ATGCAGAGTATCAAGTGTACTCTCCTTGTCTCTTTGGCTCTCCTCGCCAATGTTGTAGACGCTTTCAGCATACACCATAACCCCGCGTCACGGAGACACCACGTTGCTCGTGTCCCAGCGCCAGAACCCCCTGCTATCCAGCAAAATGTTACTTCCAGAAGTCTAGAGAAGCGTTTCGACGGCGCCAGGTTTACCTTTTACGATGCTGGACTCGGTGCATGTGGAAAGGTCAATTCTGGCGGTGACTTT ATTGTCGCTTTGAATTCTGCT CAATACGCAGGTGGTGCCCATTGTTTTGAGACCATAACAATCAGTGTCAATGGCAAATCTCATTCTGCGCAAATTGTCGACGAG TGCCCGGGTTGCCCATTTGCTGGCCTGGATTTCTCCCGCGGTCTCTTTGATTTCTTTGCACCAGAGTCTGAGGGTGTTTTGACCGGTTCGTGGAACTTTGGAGGATCAGCTGCCCCaccgcctcctccacctcctccgcctcctcccccaccaccaccgccgccgccgccgccgcccaaACATAccccacctccgcctccgcctcctccccctccaccAAAGACAACCGAACATCACGATACCCCCAAGCCGACACCTACACCAACGCCTTCGAGCACACATTCTTCAACTCCTTCTTCATCTGCGACACCTTCATCGTCGGcgtctgcttctgcttccaGTGACGCTGCCCGATCAGCTTCCAAGTCTGCAAGCGCGTCGGCATCTGCCAGTGCCTCCAGTGTACCCGTTGCCCCTGATAGTGGCAATGTGCAGCAGATGTATCAAGTGTTTGTGCAGATGGGCTCTTTGGTCATGGCTGGTGGAGCCAATGGAGGAGGCTCGAGTTAA